The Niastella koreensis GR20-10 genome includes a window with the following:
- a CDS encoding RagB/SusD family nutrient uptake outer membrane protein, which yields MKPICKNIIGVIGITLAVSAMVACKKSFFDGTPKGQYTTDTYFKTPAEVQAATAAMYGAPWFNFNCTYSMSIGDVYSGNSTGDANAAMIQFQNMNVTQSNEYLYKGWASLYSVVGQANAILMNLANNPNALSLDAATVNTAMGECYFMRAAAYFYLVRNYGAVPIVTDTNNFMVNYQLPRHIVSDVYKFIINDLKQAETKLPNKGATPGRVSAGAAKAMMAKVYLTMDDFANAKAKAWELISNESTYGYGLMDSFADLFYTRNNNNKESIWALQWTASNADGAYGTGNVTQAYCAAYGQELTGGTDGWGSFKPSLDLQRDSIAGDQRRKPTYMRANDYYPELLQARGGYTYPSCKSKTGANVKKYVVGNYEDNAATGGAYSMSTGINTYMIRYADVLLTYVEAVMGNNTSTNDPIAIAQFLRVRTRAGLGGIPVNNITADDLLRERRLEFAFEGQYWYDILRLPRDKALERLSKTERGMFEGWCGDGAVVSNKISVTASMLLFPVPQSEIDIDPKLADAPVAYY from the coding sequence ATGAAGCCAATTTGTAAAAATATTATAGGTGTTATAGGAATAACCCTGGCTGTATCGGCTATGGTTGCCTGTAAAAAATCTTTCTTCGACGGCACACCCAAAGGACAATATACCACAGATACCTATTTTAAAACACCCGCAGAAGTACAGGCAGCTACCGCCGCCATGTATGGAGCGCCCTGGTTTAATTTTAACTGCACCTACAGCATGAGTATTGGCGATGTGTATTCCGGTAATTCTACCGGCGATGCCAATGCTGCCATGATCCAGTTCCAGAACATGAACGTAACGCAGTCGAACGAGTACCTGTACAAAGGGTGGGCATCGTTGTACAGCGTGGTAGGTCAGGCCAATGCCATTTTAATGAACCTGGCTAATAATCCCAACGCTTTGAGCCTCGATGCCGCTACCGTTAACACCGCTATGGGTGAATGTTATTTCATGCGGGCCGCCGCCTATTTTTACCTGGTAAGAAATTACGGCGCGGTACCTATTGTAACAGATACCAACAACTTTATGGTGAATTACCAGTTGCCCCGCCATATAGTATCGGATGTTTACAAGTTCATCATCAACGACCTGAAGCAGGCGGAAACAAAATTACCCAATAAGGGCGCCACGCCCGGCCGGGTATCTGCTGGCGCCGCTAAGGCCATGATGGCAAAAGTATACCTGACCATGGATGATTTTGCCAATGCCAAAGCAAAAGCCTGGGAGCTGATCAGCAATGAAAGCACCTATGGATATGGGTTAATGGACAGCTTTGCAGACCTGTTTTATACCCGTAACAACAATAACAAGGAATCTATATGGGCCCTGCAATGGACGGCCAGCAACGCCGATGGTGCCTATGGCACCGGCAATGTTACCCAGGCCTATTGCGCCGCATATGGGCAGGAACTCACCGGCGGTACCGATGGCTGGGGCAGTTTTAAACCCAGCCTCGATCTGCAACGGGATTCCATTGCCGGAGACCAACGCAGAAAACCAACTTATATGCGCGCCAATGATTACTACCCGGAATTGTTGCAGGCAAGAGGTGGTTATACCTATCCATCCTGCAAATCAAAAACCGGCGCCAATGTAAAAAAATATGTAGTGGGCAATTATGAAGACAACGCAGCTACGGGCGGCGCCTATAGTATGTCAACCGGTATCAACACTTATATGATCCGCTATGCCGATGTATTGCTAACGTATGTAGAAGCTGTAATGGGCAACAATACCTCCACCAATGACCCCATTGCCATTGCGCAGTTTTTACGGGTAAGAACGCGGGCCGGTTTAGGCGGCATTCCGGTTAACAATATTACAGCCGATGACCTGTTGCGGGAACGAAGACTGGAATTTGCCTTTGAAGGCCAGTACTGGTACGATATCCTTCGCCTGCCCCGGGATAAAGCCCTGGAGCGGTTAAGCAAAACAGAAAGAGGCATGTTTGAAGGCTGGTGTGGCGATGGTGCTGTTGTATCCAACAAAATTTCTGTTACTGCCAGCATGCTGTTGTTCCCGGTACCCCAATCGGAAATAGACATCGATCCCAAACTGGCAGATGCACCGGTAGCTTATTATTAA